The genomic window TCTAACGTGGCATAAACACTTTCAGCAAAATGGTTTGTAACTACCACAGCTTGGTCAATCTTTTCATGAGCTTCTGGTTCATTCTTATCCACAGTGtctaaaaataaacattgATCTTTATTCATAATTTCATTAGCTAAGACTTGAACTTTTTCATCTAAAGTGGCAGAAAATAACAACGTTCTTATATGATCCTTAGCCTTTGCATTAATGTCATTCAAATAACCAGAAACGAATTCCAAATCTTCCTTGAATCCGATTTCCAATAATCTATCAGCCTCGtccaaaattttgaaatcgacatatttaaagaatttgttACCATATTTCTGTAAGACATCAATCAATCTTCCCGGGGTAGCAATGACGATATTAGGTCTAATTTGATCCATTCTTCTCATTGCCATACCGAAATTGGTACCACCCACCAATGAAACGCaaccaaattttttcaagCCATAATTATGATCATGAATCTTTTTAACTTCCGCTTCAATTTGTAATGCCAAATCTCTCGTTGGTGCCACTATGACACATTTAACCATATACCTTGAATCCAATTGAGTATTAATCAAATGTTGAAACATAGGAATTAAGAATGCAAAAGTTTTCCCCGTCCCAGTCTTAGCCCTGGCAATGACATCATCATTTGTCGTAGAGGATAAGATTGGTTTAATAGTACGTTGTTGTACTGGAGATAATCCAGGAAACCCCATTCTCGAAATCGATTTATGTAGCATAGTATCAATAATACCTTCCTCATGAAGTTGGTCCAGTGTGACTTCCTCGTTATTGTTTGTACTATCTAATCTAACGACCTTTTTGGTAAACTTTGAATTTGTCTCTAAAGTTGGTTCTGCGTCCTCCATTGTGTCGTATCTTCTTGGAGGATATTGTCTGCTGCTGCTACCACCACGGCCACCGCTGGATCTTCCTCCTCTGTTACCACCATAGTTCTTGGTGTTAAAATAACCCGAATTACTGCTGCCtctatcattattgttgttgtaatgTTTTGAATAACGAGGACCTCTGGAATCAGAATCCCAATCTCTTCTTTTGGAACCtctgttattattattactactattCTTGGAGCCACCTTCTTGATAATAGTGTCTCCTTGCTTCAGTAAATACGGTAGTAGCGGAACTATTGTCGTTGCTAGTAGTAATACCAGCGACTTTACTCAGTGAAGACAGAAGTAACCTCGACGGTAAGTTTGACCTTCTATGGATACGTAAGAGCATAATATTGTTAGGGAGTCTGTGTTTACTTCTTTTTACAATAAATGCAGATACTATGACAGTTGTTGTAGTTGTATTCTTGATCAAGATCTggtatatttattaactaAGTTATTATATGCCAGATATATTTCAGACAGTGTTCTACGAGAGGTTTATCGCCTTCATGATTGTTATTGTGAGAGCGAGCGTTGAGTGTGTTTTCTCTCGTGT from Naumovozyma dairenensis CBS 421 chromosome 3, complete genome includes these protein-coding regions:
- the MSS116 gene encoding ATP-dependent RNA helicase (similar to Saccharomyces cerevisiae MSS116 (YDR194C); ancestral locus Anc_8.402), yielding MLLRIHRRSNLPSRLLLSSLSKVAGITTSNDNSSATTVFTEARRHYYQEGGSKNSSNNNNRGSKRRDWDSDSRGPRYSKHYNNNNDRGSSNSGYFNTKNYGGNRGGRSSGGRGGSSSRQYPPRRYDTMEDAEPTLETNSKFTKKVVRLDSTNNNEEVTLDQLHEEGIIDTMLHKSISRMGFPGLSPVQQRTIKPILSSTTNDDVIARAKTGTGKTFAFLIPMFQHLINTQLDSRYMVKCVIVAPTRDLALQIEAEVKKIHDHNYGLKKFGCVSLVGGTNFGMAMRRMDQIRPNIVIATPGRLIDVLQKYGNKFFKYVDFKILDEADRLLEIGFKEDLEFVSGYLNDINAKAKDHIRTLLFSATLDEKVQVLANEIMNKDQCLFLDTVDKNEPEAHEKIDQAVVVTNHFAESVYATLDHLQKQIVADPGYKGILFAPTVKFTRFIAKLLQKEFTNDLPVLEFHGQLDQRRRTNLVNNFKKMEKGLLVCTDVGARGMDFPNVKEVLQVGVPSELPNYIHRIGRTARSGKEGSSTLFICKDELPFIDRLKFEKNIIIENSRDFQPDEEMRTEFAKKIEENSSLGFGEVLISVISFYRSCIKEYGFRERDILPEIASSYAVLLNKPDAKIPVESFSFLEKMGLARNGRVRDMFEVKPRNYDEEGDGNDEFNGEDNDSFGDGGNYRYNNNNRRGNYGHSNNRRNNYNSNRRRTYDNNNSFE